One genomic region from Hoeflea algicola encodes:
- a CDS encoding twin-arginine translocation signal domain-containing protein, with protein sequence MKVELFEHAVRVALSRRRLLQGAAAVGGLAAVGGIGTKHAAAQDDVRAAILKIPGVGAGSPTDADWQKVGEMCLAGTKATVAEGEFAGVELTFMGLNNQNLHNFLFRGFLKPWEAYTGAKINWIDLAQADYNARLQQSIATGTVDFDIIEMGSPFEGDVCGKGLASEMPDWVKTLIDMDDYVSYLKAPVGTWDGKTYRISIDGDCHTFAYRKDYYENEEFAAAWKESGGEGEWSAPKTWKDVQAHSKFLAGKKDPLTGLDAHGYLDPLKGWGGFGFYFLEDRATAYAKHPDDPAWLFDADTMKPRVNNPAFVRAIQEVMDLIAVPGAYPADQINADPGTTAFSQFLAGTGSMLTWWGDVGSSARTSDTSVVGDVVSFSTLPGSDEVYNSKTGEWEQRANEAPNMAYIGWGVYVMARVDGDEKKHKAAWSAAAHLGGKDLSLWTSAYPSGFQPYRNSHFNYEEWEAAGYDRAYIEDYLGSNADSYNHENSAIEPRIPGIFQYYSVAEDELAKGFAGQYGSAQETADAIAAAWEKITDQIGRESQIALYKASLGM encoded by the coding sequence ATGAAAGTAGAACTGTTTGAACACGCGGTGCGGGTGGCTCTGAGCCGCCGCCGTCTGCTGCAAGGTGCAGCTGCTGTCGGCGGTCTTGCCGCAGTCGGTGGTATTGGCACCAAACACGCCGCCGCACAGGATGATGTGCGCGCTGCAATCCTGAAGATTCCCGGCGTTGGCGCCGGCTCGCCCACAGACGCCGATTGGCAGAAGGTTGGTGAAATGTGCCTGGCGGGGACCAAGGCCACTGTAGCCGAAGGCGAATTCGCAGGTGTTGAACTGACCTTCATGGGGCTCAATAACCAGAACCTGCATAACTTCCTGTTTCGTGGTTTCTTGAAGCCCTGGGAAGCCTACACCGGTGCGAAAATCAACTGGATCGATCTGGCGCAGGCCGATTACAATGCCCGTCTGCAGCAGTCGATCGCCACAGGAACCGTCGATTTCGATATTATCGAGATGGGCTCGCCGTTCGAAGGCGATGTCTGTGGCAAGGGGTTGGCCTCGGAAATGCCCGATTGGGTCAAAACCCTGATCGATATGGACGACTATGTGAGCTACCTCAAGGCGCCTGTCGGTACCTGGGATGGCAAGACCTATCGGATCTCCATCGACGGCGATTGCCACACCTTCGCTTACCGCAAGGATTACTACGAGAACGAGGAGTTCGCCGCAGCCTGGAAAGAATCGGGCGGCGAGGGCGAGTGGAGTGCTCCCAAGACCTGGAAAGATGTGCAGGCGCATTCCAAGTTCCTGGCGGGCAAGAAAGACCCGCTCACCGGACTTGATGCACATGGCTACCTTGATCCGCTGAAGGGGTGGGGCGGCTTTGGCTTCTACTTCCTCGAAGATCGCGCCACCGCCTATGCCAAGCATCCCGACGACCCGGCTTGGCTGTTTGATGCAGACACCATGAAGCCGCGCGTTAACAATCCGGCCTTCGTACGCGCCATTCAGGAAGTCATGGACCTGATCGCTGTTCCGGGAGCTTACCCTGCCGATCAGATCAACGCTGATCCAGGGACAACAGCGTTCTCGCAGTTTCTCGCAGGCACCGGCTCGATGCTGACCTGGTGGGGCGATGTGGGATCATCCGCACGCACGTCAGACACCTCGGTTGTTGGCGATGTTGTCAGCTTCAGCACTTTGCCGGGCTCGGATGAGGTGTACAATTCCAAGACTGGCGAATGGGAACAAAGGGCCAATGAGGCACCCAACATGGCCTATATCGGCTGGGGTGTGTATGTCATGGCCAGAGTTGATGGCGACGAAAAGAAGCACAAGGCTGCCTGGTCGGCTGCCGCGCATCTCGGTGGCAAGGATCTTTCGCTCTGGACTTCGGCCTATCCGTCAGGCTTTCAGCCATACCGCAACAGCCACTTCAACTACGAGGAATGGGAAGCTGCCGGTTATGACCGGGCCTACATCGAGGATTACCTCGGTTCCAACGCCGACAGCTACAATCATGAAAACTCGGCGATTGAACCGCGCATTCCTGGTATTTTCCAGTACTACTCGGTGGCCGAGGATGAACTGGCGAAGGGTTTTGCCGGACAATATGGTTCGGCTCAGGAAACCGCGGATGCCATTGCGGCTGCATGGGAGAAGATCACCGACCAGATTGGGCGGGAAAGTCAGATCGCACTCTACAAAGCCTCATTGGGCATGTAA